The following are encoded together in the Lathyrus oleraceus cultivar Zhongwan6 chromosome 3, CAAS_Psat_ZW6_1.0, whole genome shotgun sequence genome:
- the LOC127129311 gene encoding putative defensin-like protein 86, whose protein sequence is MAFRFNHLSLLCILSIVMVFLSAASVNCQNPPGHTCIGRCEDAGSTPFCNKTCIDKGYKSGGKCVYNTPNDAYCCCVNN, encoded by the exons ATGGCTTTTCGTTTCAATCATCTTTCTCTTTTATGTATTTTAAGCATTGTTATGGTTTTTCTTTCGGCAG CATCTGTGAATTGTCAAAATCCTCCAGGACATACATGCATAGGTAGATGCGAAGATGCAGGAAGCACTCCATTTTGCAATAAAACTTGCATAGATAAAGGTTACAAATCTGGTGGAAAATGTGTTTATAACACTCCAAATGATGCGTATTGTTGTTGTGTCAATAATTAA